Below is a genomic region from Gillisia sp. Hel_I_86.
CAAAGAGGCGAATGTCCAATTGTTCAAAGGAAATACCACCAAGGTTTGGATGTTTGAAGGAAAGGTTCTGACCGGTGATGGAACCGCAGTCCAAAAATTGGGCGAGAGCTATTTAGGGCCTGTAATTCGCGTAAAGAAAGGGCAGAAAATAAGAATCCGTTTCAAAAATCAATTACCCGAGGAAAGTATCGTGCATTGGCACGGTATGCACGTTTCAGAAAAGGATGATGGCCATCCTAAAGATGTGATAGGAAACGGTGACACCTATGTGTATGAATTTGAAATAATGAACCGTGCCGGCACCTATTGGTTCCACCCACACCCGCACGGACGGACCGGGCCACAGGTTTATAACGGCCTAGCAGGGCTTTTTATAGTTACGGACGATGAGGAAAAAAGGCTGAAATTGCCATCAGGCGAATATGATGTTCCCGTTGTACTGCAAGATCGCCAGTTTGATGGTAATAATCAGTTGGTATATCTAAACCGTGGACGTATGGACAGGATGAACGGCTTTTTGGGCAACCGTATCCTTGTCAATGGAAATCCGGATGGGGAACTTTCCCTTCAAAGCGGATGCGTCTATCGATTGCGTATTCTCAACGGTTCCAATTCGCGCTTTTATAAGTTGGCCTGGGAAGACGGCACTCCCCTTGTTATTATAGGCAAGGATGGGAGTTTACTGGATAGCCCTAAATCTAAACCCTATATAATGTTGGGCGTTGCGGAAAGAATCGATGTCTGGCTCGATTTAAGGAACAAACCTCAAGGCTCCCAAATGATTATGAAAAGTTTGTCGTTCTCTCCCGGGATGATGGGGATGATGGGTGGAATGATGGGCAGGGGTCGAAATAACCTTCCCCTGGGCAGTGAGTATGAAATATTGAAAATTTCCATCGATAAAGCAGGGAGCAACAACTTTGAGCTCCCACAAAAACTGGCAGTATTCAATAAACTTGATCCTGCCACTGCCGTTAATAGAAACACCCCAAGGACGTTCCGCTTCTTTATGAGGCGAATGCAATGGACAATCAACGGACGAACTTGGGAAATGACGGGGGTTACCGAAGAAGAAACGGTAAAATTAGATACAACTGAAATTTGGGAAATCGTAAATAGTGGTGGTGGAATGATGGGCAATGGCAATATGATGGGAGAAAGAGGTCGAATGCGAGACCGTGGAGAAATGGAAGGAGACAGAGGAATGATGGGCGGGGGAATGCAAATGCCGCACCCTTTTCATATTCATCATTTACAATTTAATATTCTTGAAAGGGACGTTTCTAAAGTGGACAGCAGGATTTGGAATTCGGTTAAGGATGGATTTATAGATGAGGGTTGGCAAGACACGGTTCTGTTAATGCCAGATATGAGTGTTAAACTAATTATGCGCTTTGAAGACTTTAAAGGGCTCTTTTTATACCACTGCCATAATCTGGAACACGAAGATATGGGAATGATGCGCAACTTTAAAATTGAATAAAAGGTGAACAGGCATAGTACTGGCCGGCCTTTTATAAAATCGATTTTTGAAGAGTTTTGCTATGACAACAACGGAAAAAATATTATTTACCAAAGGGATACGCCCTACTGTAATGCGGTTGAAAATTTACAAATACCTCAAGAGAAAGACCTATGCAGCCAGTTTAAACGAAATGCTAAAAGTCTTTATCAAAAAAAGTGAAAGTAACAAAACAGCAAATAAAACCACGTTTTATAGAACGATGAAGTTGTTTGAGGAAAAAAACATAGTCCATCAGATTGATGATGGAACAGCCGTTGTGAAATATGCACTTTCTGATGAAAACATCTCAGATTTACATATGCATTTTCATTGTACCAATTGTGGAGAAACAATCTGTCTACCGAATAAAATATCGGAAGAAAGCTTGCCAGACGATTATGAAGTGAGCGATGTGAACGTGGTATTGAAAGGAATATGTGAAAAATGCAGGGGAAAATAAAAGGTGGGAGTTCCAGATCCCTGAACCCTTGCGCCCAATGGTCAGGGTCAGGTATCTTCCACCTTCTCTAACTTAAAAAAATATTTGAATATGGAAAAATTTGATGTAACTATTATAGGATCTGGCCCGGGCGGTTATGTAGGTGCAATCCGTTGTGCCCAATTAGGTTTAAAAGTGGCCATTATTGAAAGGTATAGCACCCTGGGCGGAACCTGTCTTAATGTGGGCTGTATTCCGTCAAAAGCCTGGCTGGAAGCCTCTGAGCATTATTACAAACTCAAGCATCAATTCGAAAAATTTGGGATCAACGTAAAAGAGGCCAATGTCGATATCATAAAAATGAACCAAAGGGTTCAGGACGTGGTACAGGAAATCATTAATGGAGTTGACTATCTGATGAAAAAGAACAAAGTTACCGTTTATGAAGGCCATGGTACCATCAAGGATAAAAATACAATAGAAATTAAGGGCGAAGATAAAACGGAAACCATAGCAACCGGTAAAATCATTATTGCCACCGGATCCAAACCCGCTTCGCTACCTAATATCAAAATCGACAAAAAGAGGATTATCTCTTCTACCGAAGCCCTTGCCCTACGGGAAATCCCCAAGCATTTAATGGTCGTTGGTGGTGGCGTTATCGGTGTTGAGATAGGTTCCGTATTCGCCCGCTTGGGTTCAAAGGTTTCTATAGTAGAATATTTTGATAGCCTCATCGCCACTATGGATGGCGCATTGGGACATCAATTGCACAGTTCCCTAAGAAAACAGGGAATTGAGTTTTATCTACAGCATAAGGTGACGGATGCAACGGCAGCGGATAACAAAGTGGAGTTGAAAGCAGAAAACCTTTCCAATAAAAAAGAAATGAGTTTAGATGGCGATTACTGCCTTATGGCCATTGGCCGAAAACCGTACACCGCAAATTTAGGACTTGAAAATATAGGAGTGGAAACCAATGAAAAAGGACAGATAACGGTGGATGAGAACCTCGAAACCAACGTCAAGGGAGTGTATGCCATAGGAGATGTAATCCGCGGGGCAATGCTTGCCCATAAAGCCAGTGAAGAAGGTGTTTTTGTAGCCGAAACGATTGTTGGCCAAAAGCCCCACATTAATTATTCGCTCATCCCAAATATCGTGTACACCCAGCCCGAGGTCGCCGGCGTAGGCTTGACGGAAGAAGAATTGAAAAAGGCCAATAGAAGTATAAAAACAGGCTCTTTCCCATTTAAGGCTAATGCAAGGGCAAAAATAAGTATGGATACCGATGGTTTTATCAAGGTAATCGCAGATAAGCGGACCGATGAGATATTGGGGGTGCATATGATAGGGCCTCGCATCGCAGATAGTTATACCGAAGCGGTGGTAGCGATGGAATTTAGGGCATCTGCCGAAGATATTGCAAGAATGTCACACGGGCATCCCACTTTTTCCGAGACCTTTAAGGAGGCCTGTCTGGCCGCTACCGAAGGCAGGGCATTGCATATCTAACATTTACAATAACTGGCACAATAAAGAATAAAAGAGATGAAAAAGCTTCAGCAATTGACCAAGGAAATTAACGAATTGACATTGAGAATTGAGCAAGACTACCCTGAACTATACCAATATCTCGATGAAAACCCTATTACAATCCCTGATTGCGAAACACGGGAGCTTTCCGTCAGCTCGTTCGTGGAATATTTGGATAGCTTGAAGTCAATTTTGGAAAGATATATAGAATCACATAAATAAATAAATAAATGAAGAACGGATGGAAGATTTTAAAATAAGGTTCAACAAGCTCCTGACCAATAAATTTGGAAGACATCCAAATTTGTT
It encodes:
- a CDS encoding multicopper oxidase family protein — translated: MEKDKIDRRNFIKLGSLGATIVIAWPLLNSCNGLASEKENTVDPDFQADLDLDLIAKEANVQLFKGNTTKVWMFEGKVLTGDGTAVQKLGESYLGPVIRVKKGQKIRIRFKNQLPEESIVHWHGMHVSEKDDGHPKDVIGNGDTYVYEFEIMNRAGTYWFHPHPHGRTGPQVYNGLAGLFIVTDDEEKRLKLPSGEYDVPVVLQDRQFDGNNQLVYLNRGRMDRMNGFLGNRILVNGNPDGELSLQSGCVYRLRILNGSNSRFYKLAWEDGTPLVIIGKDGSLLDSPKSKPYIMLGVAERIDVWLDLRNKPQGSQMIMKSLSFSPGMMGMMGGMMGRGRNNLPLGSEYEILKISIDKAGSNNFELPQKLAVFNKLDPATAVNRNTPRTFRFFMRRMQWTINGRTWEMTGVTEEETVKLDTTEIWEIVNSGGGMMGNGNMMGERGRMRDRGEMEGDRGMMGGGMQMPHPFHIHHLQFNILERDVSKVDSRIWNSVKDGFIDEGWQDTVLLMPDMSVKLIMRFEDFKGLFLYHCHNLEHEDMGMMRNFKIE
- a CDS encoding Fur family transcriptional regulator, producing MTTTEKILFTKGIRPTVMRLKIYKYLKRKTYAASLNEMLKVFIKKSESNKTANKTTFYRTMKLFEEKNIVHQIDDGTAVVKYALSDENISDLHMHFHCTNCGETICLPNKISEESLPDDYEVSDVNVVLKGICEKCRGK
- the lpdA gene encoding dihydrolipoyl dehydrogenase; translated protein: MEKFDVTIIGSGPGGYVGAIRCAQLGLKVAIIERYSTLGGTCLNVGCIPSKAWLEASEHYYKLKHQFEKFGINVKEANVDIIKMNQRVQDVVQEIINGVDYLMKKNKVTVYEGHGTIKDKNTIEIKGEDKTETIATGKIIIATGSKPASLPNIKIDKKRIISSTEALALREIPKHLMVVGGGVIGVEIGSVFARLGSKVSIVEYFDSLIATMDGALGHQLHSSLRKQGIEFYLQHKVTDATAADNKVELKAENLSNKKEMSLDGDYCLMAIGRKPYTANLGLENIGVETNEKGQITVDENLETNVKGVYAIGDVIRGAMLAHKASEEGVFVAETIVGQKPHINYSLIPNIVYTQPEVAGVGLTEEELKKANRSIKTGSFPFKANARAKISMDTDGFIKVIADKRTDEILGVHMIGPRIADSYTEAVVAMEFRASAEDIARMSHGHPTFSETFKEACLAATEGRALHI